Below is a window of Desmonostoc muscorum LEGE 12446 DNA.
TGAAGACCATTAACGTCTAATTTTGAGTATTAAAATCTGAGCGAAAACAACAAAAGCTTCCTATTTTTTCCAAGAGATAGGGAGTGATAGATAGCGTTAATTACACACCGAAACAATATTTAATCAATTTTCTAGGACTAATTGATTTTGCAGTTTTTATCCTTTTTTCAGGGTTTAAAAACAGTTGCAAAAGATAAATTTGCCCACATTTGATAGTTGACGGCAACTGGTAAGAACTATGTCAGAATATTCCGGTCAAGACAAGGCTTTTGAGAGCTATGACATGCACGAAAGCAAGTTTCTAACGCCTTTTCAGCGGAAAGCACTGCTGAAAAATTTGCAAGCTAATTTACAGTCAGAATATCGTCGGCGGATTGAAATTATGTTGCTGGCGGATATGGGTAAATCTCAAAGCCAAATTTGTGAAATTTTAGGTTGTTCCCAGGAAATGGCGCGGTACTGGATTGGGATAGCAGAGGCGGGTATGGCGCACAAATGGAATGAGCGCCCCATAGGTAGACCGAAGACTGTTAACGATCGCTATATTGAACGTTTGAAAGAATTAGTCAGTAATAGTCCCCGTGAATATGGCTATGGATTTAGTTCTTGGACAGCCCAATGGTTGAGCAAACATCTAGCAAATGAATTTGGCATTGCAATTACCGATCGCCATATTAATCGTTTACTAAAACAAATGGGGCTTTCCACTAAACGTAAAAACATTCAGCCACAAGAAACTGACCAAAATAAGGATGCTGGTATTACAATCTCCGATTTGCAATCTAACTCCGAAGCTAGTATGCATTGGTCTTTTAATCTAATTCAGACTAATAACTAAAGTGTCATTTGTCATTTGTCCAAAAGACGCGATAAATCGCGTCTCTACATGAGGGTTTTGTTGATCATTCTCAACTGTATTGCCCAATGCCCCATGCCCCATGCCCCATGCCCAATGCCCAAATACAGTTTTGGAGGTTAGAAAATGCCATCAGCGTTTTCTCGGCAATATTTAGCTGAACAACTCACTCAAATCTTGGGTGAATCGCTGTCAAGTGAAGAACTTAATAAATGCCTCAGGGCGCTGGAAATTGTCGAACCACCGATAGCAAAGCAGTTTTGGGAAGCAACTACAGCCGAGCCAGGAATTTATATCATTCTGAGTGGTAAAGTCAGACTGCTGAATAGCTCTAATAACTTAATTACTACGCTTTTTTCTGGAGCATCATTTGGGGAGTTGACTTTATTCCCAGAACATAAATTCAGTGCTTATGTTGCTAGAGCTTCGGTAAATTTAAAGCTTGGTTATATCAAACAAAAGATTTTAGAAGAGGTAATTTCTACATCGCCTAGCATCGGCGATCGCCTTTTAAAACGTGCAGATTTTTGGGATTTGCTACTGTTATGTTGCCAGAATTCTTTAATTGCTCTGAATGGCTCTGTAGAG
It encodes the following:
- a CDS encoding helix-turn-helix domain-containing protein — its product is MSEYSGQDKAFESYDMHESKFLTPFQRKALLKNLQANLQSEYRRRIEIMLLADMGKSQSQICEILGCSQEMARYWIGIAEAGMAHKWNERPIGRPKTVNDRYIERLKELVSNSPREYGYGFSSWTAQWLSKHLANEFGIAITDRHINRLLKQMGLSTKRKNIQPQETDQNKDAGITISDLQSNSEASMHWSFNLIQTNN